One Mycolicibacterium crocinum DNA window includes the following coding sequences:
- a CDS encoding MCE family protein produces the protein MKENLPGAIWRVGVFLAVCALGLAAMLAIFAQLRFEAEKTYTAEFRTVSGLENGNFVRIAGVEVGKVKNIHIRDDGIALVEFGTDPSVVLTEGNRAVIRYRNLIGERYLALEEGAGGTRALTPGATIPVSRTAPALDLDALLGGFRPLFRALNPEQVNALSAQLIEALQGEGPAMTTFLTQTATLTNTLADRDHLIGQLITNLKTVAGSLGDQSSQLAGAVDALSASLTTIADRRQDLRNSLAYGNAAAASISDLLTSGREPLKTVVHEADRTASVAVADREYLDHLLNTLPDVYRMLNRQGLYGDYFSFYLCDLILKLNGKGGQPVYVKVVGQDSGRCAPR, from the coding sequence GTGAAAGAGAATCTCCCAGGCGCGATCTGGCGCGTCGGCGTGTTCCTCGCGGTCTGCGCGCTCGGCCTGGCGGCCATGCTGGCGATCTTCGCCCAACTGCGCTTCGAGGCCGAAAAGACTTACACCGCAGAATTCCGCACGGTGTCCGGGCTCGAGAACGGCAACTTTGTCCGGATCGCCGGCGTCGAGGTCGGCAAGGTCAAAAACATTCACATCCGTGACGACGGGATTGCGCTCGTCGAATTCGGCACAGATCCGTCGGTTGTGTTGACCGAGGGCAATCGAGCTGTCATCCGGTACCGCAACCTTATCGGCGAACGCTACTTGGCGCTCGAGGAGGGCGCGGGTGGCACCCGGGCGCTTACGCCGGGCGCCACCATCCCGGTCTCGCGAACAGCACCCGCATTGGACCTCGACGCGCTCCTGGGAGGATTTCGCCCGTTATTTCGTGCCCTGAATCCGGAACAGGTGAACGCCTTGTCCGCCCAACTGATCGAAGCGCTGCAGGGAGAAGGGCCGGCGATGACGACCTTCCTCACCCAAACCGCCACGCTCACCAACACATTGGCTGACCGGGACCACCTCATCGGGCAGTTGATCACCAACCTCAAGACCGTCGCGGGATCACTGGGCGATCAGAGTTCGCAGCTGGCCGGCGCTGTCGACGCCCTGTCCGCGTCGTTGACGACGATCGCCGACCGGCGCCAGGACCTGCGCAACAGCCTCGCGTATGGCAACGCGGCGGCCGCCTCGATCAGCGACCTGCTGACCAGCGGCCGAGAACCACTGAAAACCGTTGTCCACGAGGCGGATCGGACCGCATCGGTAGCTGTGGCCGATCGGGAGTACCTCGACCACCTGCTCAACACTCTGCCCGACGTCTACCGAATGCTCAACCGCCAAGGACTCTACGGCGATTACTTCAGCTTCTATCTGTGCGACCTGATCCTGAAACTGAACGGCAAAGGCGGGCAACCGGTCTATGTGAAGGTCGTGGGCCAGGACAGCGGAAGGTGCGCACCGCGATGA
- a CDS encoding MCE family protein: protein MKTFAERNPIVVGLVGVAATLAVVLAALNYGKLPFINSNRHYSAYFAEAGGLLTGAAVQVSGFKSGKVTGIDLDGPRVLVTFEVDEGIRLGDRTEAAIKTKSILGAKILELTPRGGGSQSGPIPLDRTTSPYQLPDALGDLTTTISQLDTAQLSDSWKVLAGEFSDMPTTLKPALEGVARFSATLNARDAQLRALLADANKVTAVLAQRSDALVKMLTDSNALLADLTSQSRALDAIAGNITALSRQLKGVIADNRQTLKPALDKLDELLTILDNRKERIQLAIKGFDQYAMSLGESMSAGPFFKFYIANLLPGQFIQPFVDAAFSDLGLDPHVLAPSQRTDPQTGQPGTPPLPMPYPRTGQGGDPRMNLPDAITGVPGDPRYPYREPPPAPPPGGPPPGPPATPTPPVDGAGQ from the coding sequence ATGAAGACTTTCGCCGAACGCAATCCGATCGTCGTTGGCCTCGTGGGGGTGGCCGCAACACTTGCGGTGGTGCTCGCAGCGCTCAACTACGGGAAGCTGCCGTTCATCAACTCCAACCGGCACTATTCGGCCTACTTCGCCGAGGCCGGTGGCTTACTCACCGGCGCGGCAGTGCAGGTGTCCGGCTTCAAATCCGGAAAGGTCACCGGCATCGACCTCGACGGCCCGCGGGTCCTGGTCACCTTCGAGGTCGACGAAGGCATTCGACTCGGCGACCGAACCGAGGCCGCCATCAAGACGAAAAGCATTCTCGGCGCCAAGATCCTCGAACTAACCCCCCGAGGCGGGGGCTCCCAATCCGGGCCCATCCCCCTGGACCGGACGACATCGCCGTACCAGCTGCCCGACGCCCTCGGTGACCTCACCACCACCATCAGCCAACTGGATACCGCCCAGCTGTCCGACTCCTGGAAGGTGCTGGCCGGCGAGTTCTCCGATATGCCAACGACTCTCAAGCCCGCGTTAGAGGGGGTAGCACGTTTCTCGGCGACCCTGAACGCACGAGACGCGCAACTGCGGGCACTGCTGGCTGACGCCAACAAAGTGACGGCGGTGCTGGCGCAACGCAGCGATGCGTTGGTAAAGATGCTCACCGATAGCAATGCCTTGCTGGCCGACCTCACCAGTCAAAGCCGCGCACTGGACGCTATCGCAGGCAATATCACCGCGTTGAGCCGTCAGCTCAAGGGCGTGATCGCCGATAACAGGCAGACCCTCAAGCCCGCCCTGGACAAACTCGACGAGCTCCTGACGATCCTCGACAATCGCAAGGAGCGAATCCAACTGGCCATCAAAGGCTTCGACCAATACGCGATGTCATTGGGCGAATCGATGTCGGCGGGACCCTTCTTCAAGTTCTACATCGCCAATCTGCTACCCGGCCAATTCATCCAGCCGTTCGTCGACGCCGCCTTTTCTGATCTCGGCCTCGACCCGCACGTGTTGGCACCGTCGCAGCGCACGGACCCGCAAACCGGCCAACCCGGAACTCCGCCACTGCCGATGCCCTATCCCCGCACCGGCCAAGGCGGCGACCCGCGGATGAACTTGCCTGACGCGATCACCGGCGTCCCCGGTGATCCCCGCTACCCGTACCGCGAGCCACCTCCGGCGCCGCCGCCGGGCGGTCCCCCGCCCGGACCACCCGCGACGCCAACGCCGCCTGTCGATGGGGCGGGCCAATGA
- a CDS encoding MCE family protein has translation MIKRATVRLGLAIALALMLVAGITVLSISAGRADRRTIVAYFANSNGIFVGDEVRILGVRVGKIDRIEPQPEWVKITFWYDAKYPVPADAKAVILSPAIVTARIIQLTPAYTGGPQLADNAVIPQDRTAVPVEWDDLRQQLERLTELVQPTEPGGVSTLGSVVHTTAETLRGQGATLRQTIIELSQAVSLLGDHSDDVFGTLKNLSLLVSALRDSGQVMRELNTNLASATALLSNDPNEIGDALSALDAVIGDVRSFVADNRDALGVTADKLASVSAALGASLDDIKQALHVTPNALQNLMNTYQPAQATMGGAYAFNNFADPITFLCGAIQAASRMSAEQSAKLCVQYLAPIVKNRQYNFPPLAENLIVGATARPNEVTYSEDWLRPDYVPPPEPAVRQMDPAQGLSGMMMPAEVGS, from the coding sequence ATGATCAAGCGCGCCACCGTCCGCCTCGGCCTGGCCATCGCGCTGGCGCTGATGCTCGTCGCCGGCATCACGGTGCTGTCGATCTCGGCCGGACGGGCCGATAGACGGACCATCGTGGCGTACTTCGCCAACAGCAACGGCATCTTCGTCGGCGACGAAGTCCGCATCCTCGGCGTCCGCGTCGGCAAGATCGACCGGATCGAGCCGCAACCCGAGTGGGTCAAGATCACCTTCTGGTACGACGCGAAGTATCCGGTGCCCGCCGACGCCAAGGCGGTCATCCTTTCCCCGGCGATCGTGACCGCTCGCATCATCCAGCTCACCCCCGCCTACACCGGCGGCCCGCAACTCGCCGACAACGCAGTCATCCCGCAGGACCGCACCGCTGTCCCGGTCGAGTGGGATGACCTTCGCCAGCAGCTCGAACGGCTGACCGAGTTGGTGCAACCCACCGAACCCGGCGGAGTCAGCACTCTGGGGTCGGTGGTGCACACCACGGCAGAAACTCTGCGTGGCCAGGGCGCCACCCTCCGCCAGACCATCATCGAACTCTCGCAGGCGGTTTCACTCCTCGGTGACCACAGCGACGACGTGTTCGGCACCCTGAAGAACCTGTCGCTGCTGGTATCCGCCCTGCGCGACAGCGGGCAGGTGATGCGAGAACTCAACACGAACCTGGCGTCCGCGACCGCGCTGTTGTCCAACGATCCCAACGAAATCGGGGACGCATTGTCGGCGCTGGACGCCGTGATCGGAGATGTGCGCAGCTTCGTCGCCGACAATCGTGACGCGCTGGGCGTCACAGCGGACAAGCTGGCATCGGTATCCGCTGCGCTGGGCGCAAGCCTCGATGACATCAAGCAGGCCCTGCACGTCACCCCGAACGCCCTGCAGAACCTGATGAACACCTACCAGCCCGCCCAGGCCACGATGGGCGGGGCCTACGCATTCAACAACTTCGCCGACCCGATCACGTTCTTGTGCGGCGCCATTCAGGCCGCATCGCGGATGAGCGCCGAACAGTCGGCCAAGCTGTGCGTGCAGTATCTGGCACCGATCGTCAAGAACCGCCAGTACAACTTCCCGCCCCTGGCCGAAAACCTCATCGTCGGCGCCACCGCGCGGCCCAACGAGGTGACCTACAGCGAGGACTGGCTGCGGCCGGACTATGTACCGCCGCCGGAACCCGCCGTCCGGCAGATGGATCCGGCGCAAGGCCTAAGCGGCATGATGATGCCCGCCGAGGTCGGCTCATGA
- a CDS encoding virulence factor Mce family protein: protein MTIRRTVMAGVLAAVLAAAPSGCAWRGLNSMPLPGTAGRGPGAYTIQAQLPDVRTIEPNSRVQVADVTVGTVTKIERQGWHALLTMSIDGGVDLPANATATVGQSGLLGSLHVELAPPTAVAPQGRLRDGSLIPLSSAGTYPSSEQLLSAITLLLNGGGIGQVQDITESLSTALAGREQDLRSLIVQLDAFTRYVNDQSSDIIATAESLNTLAGQFADQQPVLDKALTTIPEALRVINDERQTLVEGLDQLGKFSALVADSTNQTKDHLIEELKSLGPVLESLANAGPALTRSLGLFATYPFPVDTVGVWQRGDFANLTAVIDLTLSRLDASFLTGTRWEGNLTELELQWGRTIGQLPSPYTQGNPLVAPYHWDQGR, encoded by the coding sequence ATGACGATCCGACGCACGGTGATGGCCGGTGTGCTCGCGGCTGTGTTGGCCGCCGCGCCGTCGGGATGTGCCTGGCGCGGGCTCAATTCCATGCCGCTGCCGGGCACGGCGGGCCGCGGGCCGGGTGCCTACACCATCCAGGCCCAGTTGCCCGACGTACGCACGATCGAGCCGAACTCCCGCGTTCAGGTCGCTGATGTCACGGTGGGTACGGTCACCAAGATCGAGCGGCAGGGTTGGCACGCGCTTCTGACCATGAGCATCGACGGGGGCGTCGACCTTCCGGCCAACGCCACCGCCACAGTCGGGCAGAGCGGGCTACTCGGTTCGCTCCACGTCGAGCTGGCACCACCGACCGCGGTGGCGCCGCAGGGCAGGCTGCGCGACGGTTCGCTGATTCCGCTGTCGTCGGCTGGGACGTACCCGTCGAGCGAGCAGTTGCTGTCGGCAATCACGTTGCTGCTCAACGGCGGTGGGATCGGGCAGGTGCAGGACATCACCGAATCGCTGAGCACCGCCTTGGCTGGGCGTGAGCAGGACCTCCGGAGCCTGATCGTTCAACTGGACGCGTTCACCCGATACGTCAACGACCAGTCGAGCGACATCATCGCCACCGCCGAGAGTCTCAATACGCTCGCCGGGCAGTTCGCCGACCAGCAGCCGGTGCTCGACAAGGCGCTGACCACCATCCCGGAGGCGCTCCGGGTCATCAACGACGAGCGCCAGACACTGGTCGAAGGACTCGATCAGCTCGGCAAGTTCAGTGCGTTGGTCGCCGACAGCACCAACCAGACGAAAGACCACCTGATCGAGGAACTGAAGAGTCTCGGCCCAGTGCTGGAATCGCTGGCCAATGCCGGTCCGGCGCTCACCCGATCGCTGGGTCTGTTCGCCACCTATCCGTTCCCGGTCGACACCGTCGGTGTCTGGCAGCGGGGGGATTTCGCCAACCTGACCGCCGTCATCGACCTGACGCTGAGCCGCCTCGACGCGTCGTTCCTCACCGGTACCCGATGGGAAGGCAACCTGACCGAGCTGGAACTGCAGTGGGGCCGCACCATCGGTCAGCTGCCGAGCCCCTACACACAAGGCAATCCGCTTGTCGCGCCGTATCATTGGGATCAGGGCAGATGA
- a CDS encoding MCE family protein: MPPLSLRIRIQLVIFVVVALVFGAAMIFGYIRLPAMFGIGRYQVVVELPRTAGVYPGGNVTYRGAEVGRIKEVRLTDTGVAAMLSLRDGIAIPSDLDAQVHSQSAVGEQYITLLPRRDSPPLRDGDVIPADRTSVPPDFDAVLDTLKTGLKTIPHDDLKTVVDESYTAFGGLGPELSRMVVGGGRLAAGARENLGPLLTLIDQSRPILDAQTDSAGSVQAWTSHLAAIAGQLKDNDAAVNDLLQQGGPAIDEARQLLERVRPTVPIIAANMASVAQVALTYQPGLEQLLVLLPQAAATAQAIVLANRDTQQPYRGLYLSLNLSLNQPPPCTTGFLPAQQQRAPALTDYPDRPLGDLYCRVPQDSPLSVRGVRNLPCTTRPGKRAPTVQMCESDQTYVPLNDGYNWKGDPNATLSGQDVPQLSGAEYDPTTGTYTGPDGHRYTQSNLAPEQEHAKDWRSMVLPGN, from the coding sequence ATGCCACCGTTGAGCCTTCGCATCCGAATCCAGTTGGTGATCTTCGTCGTGGTTGCCCTCGTGTTCGGAGCCGCGATGATTTTCGGTTACATCAGGTTGCCGGCGATGTTCGGAATCGGGCGCTACCAGGTGGTCGTCGAGCTGCCCCGGACCGCCGGCGTCTATCCCGGCGGCAACGTGACCTACCGGGGCGCCGAGGTCGGGCGCATCAAGGAGGTGCGGCTCACGGATACCGGTGTGGCAGCGATGCTTTCACTCAGGGACGGGATCGCAATTCCGTCCGACCTGGACGCCCAGGTGCACAGCCAGTCGGCCGTCGGTGAGCAGTACATCACCCTGTTGCCGCGGCGCGATTCCCCTCCGTTGCGCGACGGCGACGTCATCCCGGCCGACCGCACCTCGGTGCCGCCGGACTTCGACGCGGTCCTCGACACTCTCAAGACCGGACTGAAGACCATCCCGCACGATGACTTGAAGACGGTGGTCGACGAGTCCTACACCGCGTTCGGTGGCTTGGGTCCCGAGCTGTCGCGGATGGTCGTCGGCGGCGGTCGGCTGGCTGCCGGCGCCCGCGAGAACCTCGGTCCGCTGCTGACTCTGATCGACCAGTCGAGACCGATCCTCGACGCGCAGACCGACTCCGCGGGTTCGGTCCAGGCCTGGACTTCTCACCTCGCGGCGATCGCCGGGCAACTCAAAGACAACGATGCTGCGGTCAACGACCTCCTGCAACAGGGTGGCCCGGCCATCGACGAGGCTCGTCAGCTGCTCGAGCGGGTGCGGCCCACCGTGCCGATCATTGCCGCCAACATGGCGAGTGTCGCTCAGGTGGCGCTCACCTATCAGCCGGGTCTGGAGCAACTCCTGGTGCTCCTGCCGCAGGCGGCCGCCACAGCGCAGGCGATCGTGCTGGCCAACCGGGACACCCAGCAGCCCTACCGCGGCCTGTACCTGAGTCTGAACCTGAGCCTCAATCAGCCACCGCCGTGCACCACCGGCTTCCTGCCCGCCCAACAGCAGCGCGCGCCAGCACTCACGGATTACCCGGACCGGCCGCTCGGTGACCTGTACTGCCGGGTGCCGCAGGATTCACCGCTGAGTGTGCGCGGCGTACGCAACCTGCCCTGCACCACCCGGCCGGGGAAACGCGCCCCAACCGTGCAGATGTGTGAGAGCGACCAGACCTACGTTCCGCTCAACGACGGCTACAACTGGAAGGGCGATCCCAATGCCACGCTGTCCGGTCAGGATGTCCCGCAACTGAGCGGCGCCGAATACGACCCGACGACCGGGACCTACACCGGGCCGGACGGGCACCGGTATACCCAGAGCAACCTTGCACCGGAGCAGGAGCACGCCAAAGACTGGCGATCGATGGTGTTGCCCGGCAACTGA
- the cwsA gene encoding cell wall synthesis protein CwsA, with the protein MGRRSEPQLTSRERLNRGLHYTAVGPVDITRGVVGITAHSAESAAGAIKRRARDARELRQELTKEAEAVKQVVAELPQLLEEARKSQHRRRRRLFVFGLLGVAGVGGAVAFVIARRSSTPEPSPLPPSVEVSPKI; encoded by the coding sequence ATGGGCCGCAGAAGTGAACCCCAGCTCACGTCGCGCGAGCGGCTGAACCGCGGATTGCACTACACCGCCGTCGGTCCGGTGGACATCACCCGCGGGGTCGTCGGCATCACCGCACACTCGGCGGAATCGGCAGCCGGTGCGATCAAGCGTCGCGCGCGCGACGCTCGCGAGCTACGGCAGGAACTAACCAAGGAGGCCGAGGCGGTCAAGCAGGTCGTCGCGGAATTGCCTCAGCTGCTCGAGGAGGCGCGAAAGTCGCAGCACCGCCGGCGTCGGCGGCTGTTTGTCTTCGGCCTCCTCGGAGTGGCAGGAGTGGGTGGAGCGGTCGCGTTCGTGATCGCTCGGCGGTCGTCGACCCCCGAGCCGTCGCCGCTGCCACCCAGTGTCGAGGTTTCGCCCAAGATTTGA
- a CDS encoding peptidylprolyl isomerase, with protein sequence MTSDIATATATLHTNRGDIKIALFGNHAPKTVANFVGLAQGTKEYSTQNASGSTSGPFYDGAVFHRVIDGFMIQGGDPTGTGRGGPGYKFADEFHPELQFDKPYLLAMANAGPGTNGSQFFITVGKTPHLNRRHTIFGEIVDPESQKVVDAIATTATDRNDRPTDDVVIESITIS encoded by the coding sequence GTGACGAGCGATATCGCAACCGCAACAGCGACCCTGCACACGAACCGCGGCGACATCAAGATTGCCCTGTTCGGTAACCATGCCCCCAAGACCGTCGCCAACTTCGTTGGTCTGGCCCAGGGCACCAAGGAGTACTCGACGCAGAACGCGTCGGGCAGCACCTCGGGACCTTTCTACGACGGCGCCGTCTTCCACCGCGTCATCGACGGGTTCATGATCCAGGGTGGCGACCCGACCGGCACCGGCCGCGGCGGCCCGGGCTACAAGTTCGCCGACGAGTTCCATCCCGAGCTGCAGTTCGACAAGCCGTACCTGCTGGCGATGGCCAATGCCGGTCCCGGCACCAACGGCTCGCAGTTCTTCATCACGGTCGGCAAGACGCCGCACCTGAACCGTCGGCACACCATCTTCGGTGAGATCGTCGACCCGGAGTCGCAGAAGGTCGTCGACGCGATCGCCACCACGGCCACCGATCGCAACGATCGGCCCACCGACGACGTCGTGATCGAGTCGATCACCATTTCCTGA
- a CDS encoding PH domain-containing protein, with product MQQTEWAPKTAAVAALGIAAILMAIVCVTVITDAPGRILTGIAAVGLAAFAIGSWRARPRLAITGDALVYRGWFRTQTLRHADITLIRITEFRRIGRKVRLLEIDTTADRLIVLSRWDLGTDPVDVLDALTDAGFAGR from the coding sequence ATGCAGCAAACTGAATGGGCGCCGAAAACTGCCGCTGTCGCAGCTCTGGGGATCGCTGCGATTCTGATGGCAATCGTCTGTGTGACCGTCATCACAGATGCGCCCGGCCGCATCCTCACCGGGATTGCTGCGGTGGGACTGGCCGCGTTCGCGATCGGATCATGGCGAGCAAGACCCCGGCTGGCTATCACTGGTGACGCGCTGGTCTACCGCGGGTGGTTCCGGACGCAGACCTTGCGGCACGCCGACATCACACTGATCCGGATCACCGAGTTCCGCCGCATCGGCCGCAAGGTGCGGTTATTGGAGATCGATACGACCGCTGACCGGCTGATCGTCCTCAGCCGATGGGACCTCGGGACAGACCCGGTCGACGTGCTGGACGCGCTGACCGACGCGGGGTTCGCGGGGCGCTAA
- the crgA gene encoding cell division protein CrgA produces the protein MPKSKVRKKNDFTINPVSRTPVKVKAGPSSVWFVVLFISLMLIGLAWLLVFQLAASGYDVPSALQWMAKLGPWNYAIAFGFMITGLLLTMRWR, from the coding sequence ATGCCCAAGTCCAAGGTTCGCAAGAAGAACGACTTCACGATCAATCCGGTGAGCCGCACTCCGGTGAAGGTGAAGGCCGGACCGTCGAGCGTGTGGTTCGTGGTGCTGTTCATCAGCCTGATGCTGATCGGGCTGGCCTGGCTGCTGGTGTTCCAGCTGGCGGCGTCGGGTTATGACGTCCCGAGCGCGCTGCAGTGGATGGCCAAGCTCGGTCCGTGGAACTACGCGATCGCCTTCGGCTTCATGATTACAGGGTTGTTGCTGACGATGCGGTGGCGCTGA
- a CDS encoding DUF881 domain-containing protein: MRLTQRRRDPTIPAAATTGARRSPWRIGVPVVCLLAGVLLAATHGVSGGSEIRRSDSPRLVDLVHDAQNSVDRLSAQRDALASQIDATHGAGAGTALAAMQARADELASAAGLNPVHGAGLVVTLSDAQRDANGRFPRDASPDDLVVHQQDIQAVLNALWSAGAEAIQMQDQRIIGTSAPRCVGNTLLLNGRTYSPPYTITAIGDASAMQAALAAAPLVTLYKQYVVRFGLGYSEQVRDDVQVAGYTEPVRMRYAQPAGPVGY; this comes from the coding sequence ATGAGATTAACGCAGCGGCGCCGTGACCCGACAATTCCGGCGGCAGCGACGACGGGTGCCAGGCGCTCGCCGTGGCGGATCGGCGTCCCGGTGGTGTGCCTGCTGGCGGGCGTTCTGCTGGCCGCTACCCACGGTGTCTCCGGTGGTAGCGAGATCCGTCGCAGCGACTCACCCCGGCTGGTCGACCTGGTCCACGACGCGCAGAACTCGGTGGACCGGCTGAGCGCTCAGCGGGATGCACTGGCGTCGCAGATCGATGCCACGCATGGCGCCGGGGCCGGCACGGCATTGGCGGCCATGCAGGCCCGCGCCGACGAACTGGCTTCCGCCGCCGGACTGAACCCGGTACACGGTGCCGGTCTCGTCGTCACGCTGTCCGACGCCCAGCGCGACGCCAACGGGCGCTTCCCCAGGGACGCCTCCCCCGACGATCTGGTGGTGCATCAGCAGGACATCCAGGCGGTGTTGAACGCACTGTGGAGCGCCGGAGCCGAGGCGATTCAGATGCAGGATCAGCGCATCATCGGAACGTCGGCGCCACGATGCGTCGGCAACACCCTGCTGCTCAACGGCCGTACCTACAGCCCGCCGTACACGATCACCGCGATCGGCGACGCGTCCGCGATGCAGGCGGCGCTGGCCGCCGCTCCGCTGGTCACGCTGTACAAGCAGTATGTGGTGCGGTTCGGCCTGGGCTACAGCGAGCAGGTCCGCGACGACGTTCAAGTCGCCGGCTACACCGAGCCGGTACGGATGCGCTACGCCCAGCCCGCGGGTCCGGTGGGCTACTGA
- a CDS encoding aminodeoxychorismate/anthranilate synthase component II — translation MQVLVVDNYDSFVFNLVQYLGQLGVDAQVWRNDDERLADERHVAGAFDGILLSPGPGTPERAGASIPLVRACADTGTPLLGVCLGHQAIGVAFGGTVDRAPELLHGKTSTVYHTNIGVLHGLPDPFTATRYHSLTILPETMPAELEVTARTEGGVVMGVRHVELPIHGVQFHPESILTEGGHRMLANWLGYCGQAPEESLVRRLEQEVADTVRHAIGGQERSDRGINAAGELSTTQS, via the coding sequence ATGCAGGTTTTGGTCGTCGACAATTACGACAGCTTCGTGTTCAACCTCGTCCAGTATTTGGGCCAGCTCGGGGTGGACGCGCAGGTCTGGCGCAACGACGACGAGCGACTGGCGGACGAACGTCACGTCGCCGGCGCGTTCGACGGGATCCTGCTGAGCCCCGGCCCGGGCACGCCGGAACGCGCCGGCGCGTCGATCCCCCTCGTTCGCGCGTGCGCCGACACGGGCACCCCGCTACTCGGTGTGTGTCTGGGCCATCAAGCGATCGGCGTCGCGTTCGGCGGGACGGTCGACCGCGCGCCCGAGCTGCTGCACGGCAAGACCAGCACCGTGTACCACACGAATATCGGTGTGCTGCATGGACTTCCGGACCCATTCACCGCCACGCGCTACCACTCGCTGACGATCCTGCCGGAGACCATGCCGGCCGAGCTCGAGGTGACCGCTCGCACCGAGGGCGGCGTCGTCATGGGTGTGCGGCACGTCGAGCTGCCGATCCACGGCGTGCAGTTCCACCCGGAGTCGATCCTCACCGAGGGCGGCCACCGGATGCTGGCCAACTGGCTGGGCTACTGCGGGCAGGCGCCCGAGGAGTCGCTGGTGCGTCGGCTCGAGCAAGAGGTCGCCGACACCGTCCGGCACGCCATCGGCGGGCAGGAGCGCAGCGACCGGGGGATCAACGCCGCCGGAGAGTTGTCTACGACGCAAAGCTGA